The genomic DNA ATGTTATTAAGCACATATCCTCAAAAGGATGCAGAAGAAAACTTTAACCATGCTGCAAAACAAGCATATATTGCTTTTGCTCATGCTATAATTGCTGCTGCTTATGAAGGTGTAGATGCAACGCCTTTAGAAGGTTTTGATCCTGCTGCTGTAGATGAAATTTTAGGCTTACGAGAAAAAGGATTGCGTAGTGCTGTTTTATTACCATTAGGTTATAGAGCAGAAGATGCAGATTGGTTGGTGAACTTAGTAAAAGTTAGAAAACCAATGAAAGATTTAGTAACTGTAATAGACTAAAAAAAGAAATTATGATAAAGACGATAGTATTAAAAAATAGACCTGAAGGAAAACCTACTGTTTCAAATTTTGAGTTTATTACCGAAGACACAACCCTAACAATTAACAAAGGAGAGGTTTTATTAGAAGCAACATATGTTTCTGTAGACCCATATTTAAGAGGAAGAATGAGTGCTGCAAAATCGTATGTTCCGTCTTTTGAATTAAATAAACCTGTACAATCTGGTATTGTTGCTAAAGTTATCGAATCTAAAAACGACAACTTTAAAAAAGGTGATTTTGTTTCTGGAATGTTGTCATGGAAAACAAAACAAGTTTCTAATGGTGAAGGACTTTTAAAGGTTGATGGTTCTAAAGCTCCTTTAAGCACCTATTTAGGTGTTTTAGGAATGACAGGTTTAACGGCTTATTTAGGTTTAAACCAAATAGGTAAACCTGTTGCAGGAGAAACAATTGTTGTTTCTGGTGCAGCTGGTGCTGTAGGATCTGTTGTTGGTCAAATAGCAAAAATTCTAGGTCTTAGAGTTATTGGTATTGCTGGTACAGATGAAAAAATAGAAATGCTTAAAACAAAGTTTGGTTTTGATGCTGGTATCAATTACAACACCAGTAAAGATATAAATGCAGACATTAAAGAAGCTGCGCCAAATGGTGTAGATATTTATTTTGATAATGTTGGTGGACCAATATCTGATGCGGTATTATTTAATATTAACAGGTTTGCAAGAATTATTGTTTGTGGCGCTATTTCTGTTTACAACAGTACTGAGACTCCAAAAAGTGTGAGCGTACAACCATTTTTAGTTAAAAACAGTGCACTAATGCAAGGTTTTATTGTTTCTAATTACGCTGATAAATTTCCAGAAGCAATGCAGCATTTATCTGGTTGGTTAGCAGATGGAAAGTTAACATACACAGAAACTATTGTAGATGGTTTTGATACTATTCCGAATGCCTTTATCGACTTATTTGAAGGTAAAAACAAAGGGAAAATGGTTGTTAAGATTTAATTTTAATAAAATAATAAAGAAAAGAAGATGAACAATTTTGAATTTAAAAATCCGACTAAAATTATTTTTGGAAAGGATTCAATTGAAAAATTAGAAAGTGAAATTCCTAAAAATGCCAAAGTATTACTATTATATGGTGGAGGAAGTATCAAAAAAAATGGTATCTACGAACAAGTAAAAAAAGCATTGACGAGTGTTGAGGTTGTTGAGTTTGGCGGAATTCCTGCAAACCCGGAATACTCCGTTTTAA from Polaribacter sp. ALD11 includes the following:
- a CDS encoding NADP-dependent oxidoreductase; its protein translation is MIKTIVLKNRPEGKPTVSNFEFITEDTTLTINKGEVLLEATYVSVDPYLRGRMSAAKSYVPSFELNKPVQSGIVAKVIESKNDNFKKGDFVSGMLSWKTKQVSNGEGLLKVDGSKAPLSTYLGVLGMTGLTAYLGLNQIGKPVAGETIVVSGAAGAVGSVVGQIAKILGLRVIGIAGTDEKIEMLKTKFGFDAGINYNTSKDINADIKEAAPNGVDIYFDNVGGPISDAVLFNINRFARIIVCGAISVYNSTETPKSVSVQPFLVKNSALMQGFIVSNYADKFPEAMQHLSGWLADGKLTYTETIVDGFDTIPNAFIDLFEGKNKGKMVVKI